In Ctenopharyngodon idella isolate HZGC_01 chromosome 2, HZGC01, whole genome shotgun sequence, the following are encoded in one genomic region:
- the ccnl1b gene encoding cyclin-L1 isoform X2, whose amino-acid sequence MSLGVLSPHLNTPPNSQGILIGDKVYSEVFLAIDNSIIPEERLSTTPSMLDGLDHETETDLRILGCELIQSAGILLRLPQVAMATGQVLFQRFFYSKSFIKHSFEIVAMACVNLASKIEESPRRVRDVINVFHHLKQGKGKKSTPLVLDQNYINTKNQVIKAERRVLKELGFCVHVKHPHKIIVMFLQVLECEKNQMLVQTAWNYMNDALRTNAFVRFEPETIACACIYLAARVLQFPLPSKPHWYLLFGATKESIKEICISTMKLYSREKPNSEQLEKQVEKRKVALEEARLKAKGQNPSVTPALAAFGGFSPASKPSSPREVKVEEKSPNSKLVKESENRQLFAKSPLNGMKKEERKVFQNGKNHSRSRSRSRSQSRSPHRHRRSHSGTYSSHSSHSPSPRQHKGRRASPVTQLRTDRDRQSESSRHSNKRRRSRSRTRSTSRERARDRDYVKHKHDRGTSHHWDHRERERERERSRDHGRSKHQSRSHSGHSRHRK is encoded by the exons ATGTCTCTGGGCGTTTTATCTCCTCATTTGAACACTCCACCAAACAGCCAAGGCATACTTATCGGCGATAAAGTATATTCGGAGGTGTTTCTGGCCATCGATAACTCGATAATACCCGAGGAAAGATTATCCACGACCCCGTCCATGCTGGATGGCCTCGATCATGAGACTGAGACAGACCTGCGGATTTTGGGCTGCGAACTCATCCAGTCTGCCGGGATTCTTCTGCGTCTGCCACAG GTGGCGATGGCGACAGGACAAGTCCTTTTTCAACGATTCTTTTACTCGAAGTCCTTCATCAAACACAGCTTTGAG ATTGTTGCCATGGCCTGTGTGAACTTGGCGTCAAAGATTGAGGAATCGCCTAGACGAGTGAGGGATGTGATCAACGTTTTCCATCACTTGAAACAAGGAAAAGGCAAAAA GAGCACCCCTCTTGTTCTTGATCAAAATTACATTAACACCAAGAATCAAGTGATCAAAGCGGAGCGCCGTGTCCTTAAGGAGTTGGGCTTCTGTGTTCACGTCAAACATCCAcacaag ATTATTGTCATGTTCCTACAAGTGCTTGAATGTGAGAAGAATCAGATGCTGGTTCAAACTGCATG GAACTATATGAATGATGCCCTCAGAACCAATGCGTTTGTGCGGTTTGAACCTGAGACCATTGCGTGTGCCTGCATTTACCTCGCTGCTCGAGTGCTACAG TTTCCCCTTCCTTCCAAACCACACTGGTATCTTCTTTTTGGGGCTACCAAGGAGAGCATCAAAGAAATATGTATTAGCACGATGAAGCTTTATTCTAGGGAAAAG CCTAACAGTGAACAGCTTGAAAAACAGGTGGAAAAGAGGAAGGTGGCCCTGGAGGAGGCTAGACTAAAAGCCAAAGGACAGAATCCTAGTGTCACACCAGCTCTCGCTGCCTTTGGTGGATTTTCCCCAGCATCAAAACCCT CTTCTCCACGAGAAGTGAAGGTGGAAGAAAAATCGCCAAACTCTAAACTAGTAAAGGAGTCTGAGAACAGACAATTATTTGCCAAAAGCCCATTGAATGG CATGAAAAAGGAAGAGAGAAAAGTGTTTCAGAATGGCAAGAACCATAGCCGGTCTCGCTCGCGATCTCGCTCTCAGTCTCGTTCTCCACACCGACA TCGAAGGAGCCACTCAGGAACGTACAGCTCTCACAGCAGCCACAGCCCATCTCCACGACAACACAAAGGTCGCAGAGCTTCGCCGGTTACGCAACTCAGGACGGATCGAGACAGACAGAGTGAGTCTAGTCGGCATAGCAACAAAAGGAGGCGATCACGGAGCCGAACTCGCAGCACTTCTCGCGAAAGAGCCCGTGACCGTGACTACGTGAAACACAAGCACGACCGCGGCACCAGTCACCACTGGGACCATCGCGAACGTGAGCGTGAGCGCGAACGCTCGCGTGATCACGGACGAAGCAAACACCAGAGCAGGTCACATTCTGGACACAGCAGACACAGGAAATGA
- the ccnl1b gene encoding cyclin-L1 isoform X1: MSLGVLSPHLNTPPNSQGILIGDKVYSEVFLAIDNSIIPEERLSTTPSMLDGLDHETETDLRILGCELIQSAGILLRLPQVAMATGQVLFQRFFYSKSFIKHSFEIVAMACVNLASKIEESPRRVRDVINVFHHLKQGKGKKSTPLVLDQNYINTKNQVIKAERRVLKELGFCVHVKHPHKIIVMFLQVLECEKNQMLVQTAWNYMNDALRTNAFVRFEPETIACACIYLAARVLQFPLPSKPHWYLLFGATKESIKEICISTMKLYSREKPNSEQLEKQVEKRKVALEEARLKAKGQNPSVTPALAAFGGFSPASKPSSPREVKVEEKSPNSKLVKESENRQLFAKSPLNGSMKKEERKVFQNGKNHSRSRSRSRSQSRSPHRHRRSHSGTYSSHSSHSPSPRQHKGRRASPVTQLRTDRDRQSESSRHSNKRRRSRSRTRSTSRERARDRDYVKHKHDRGTSHHWDHRERERERERSRDHGRSKHQSRSHSGHSRHRK; this comes from the exons ATGTCTCTGGGCGTTTTATCTCCTCATTTGAACACTCCACCAAACAGCCAAGGCATACTTATCGGCGATAAAGTATATTCGGAGGTGTTTCTGGCCATCGATAACTCGATAATACCCGAGGAAAGATTATCCACGACCCCGTCCATGCTGGATGGCCTCGATCATGAGACTGAGACAGACCTGCGGATTTTGGGCTGCGAACTCATCCAGTCTGCCGGGATTCTTCTGCGTCTGCCACAG GTGGCGATGGCGACAGGACAAGTCCTTTTTCAACGATTCTTTTACTCGAAGTCCTTCATCAAACACAGCTTTGAG ATTGTTGCCATGGCCTGTGTGAACTTGGCGTCAAAGATTGAGGAATCGCCTAGACGAGTGAGGGATGTGATCAACGTTTTCCATCACTTGAAACAAGGAAAAGGCAAAAA GAGCACCCCTCTTGTTCTTGATCAAAATTACATTAACACCAAGAATCAAGTGATCAAAGCGGAGCGCCGTGTCCTTAAGGAGTTGGGCTTCTGTGTTCACGTCAAACATCCAcacaag ATTATTGTCATGTTCCTACAAGTGCTTGAATGTGAGAAGAATCAGATGCTGGTTCAAACTGCATG GAACTATATGAATGATGCCCTCAGAACCAATGCGTTTGTGCGGTTTGAACCTGAGACCATTGCGTGTGCCTGCATTTACCTCGCTGCTCGAGTGCTACAG TTTCCCCTTCCTTCCAAACCACACTGGTATCTTCTTTTTGGGGCTACCAAGGAGAGCATCAAAGAAATATGTATTAGCACGATGAAGCTTTATTCTAGGGAAAAG CCTAACAGTGAACAGCTTGAAAAACAGGTGGAAAAGAGGAAGGTGGCCCTGGAGGAGGCTAGACTAAAAGCCAAAGGACAGAATCCTAGTGTCACACCAGCTCTCGCTGCCTTTGGTGGATTTTCCCCAGCATCAAAACCCT CTTCTCCACGAGAAGTGAAGGTGGAAGAAAAATCGCCAAACTCTAAACTAGTAAAGGAGTCTGAGAACAGACAATTATTTGCCAAAAGCCCATTGAATGG CAGCATGAAAAAGGAAGAGAGAAAAGTGTTTCAGAATGGCAAGAACCATAGCCGGTCTCGCTCGCGATCTCGCTCTCAGTCTCGTTCTCCACACCGACA TCGAAGGAGCCACTCAGGAACGTACAGCTCTCACAGCAGCCACAGCCCATCTCCACGACAACACAAAGGTCGCAGAGCTTCGCCGGTTACGCAACTCAGGACGGATCGAGACAGACAGAGTGAGTCTAGTCGGCATAGCAACAAAAGGAGGCGATCACGGAGCCGAACTCGCAGCACTTCTCGCGAAAGAGCCCGTGACCGTGACTACGTGAAACACAAGCACGACCGCGGCACCAGTCACCACTGGGACCATCGCGAACGTGAGCGTGAGCGCGAACGCTCGCGTGATCACGGACGAAGCAAACACCAGAGCAGGTCACATTCTGGACACAGCAGACACAGGAAATGA
- the ccnl1b gene encoding cyclin-L1 isoform X3 gives MSLGVLSPHLNTPPNSQGILIGDKVYSEVFLAIDNSIIPEERLSTTPSMLDGLDHETETDLRILGCELIQSAGILLRLPQVAMATGQVLFQRFFYSKSFIKHSFEIVAMACVNLASKIEESPRRVRDVINVFHHLKQGKGKKSTPLVLDQNYINTKNQVIKAERRVLKELGFCVHVKHPHKIIVMFLQVLECEKNQMLVQTAWVAHGGKCHRKHPNSSGTRPRNPSHLIGWPFRGCQPIQ, from the exons ATGTCTCTGGGCGTTTTATCTCCTCATTTGAACACTCCACCAAACAGCCAAGGCATACTTATCGGCGATAAAGTATATTCGGAGGTGTTTCTGGCCATCGATAACTCGATAATACCCGAGGAAAGATTATCCACGACCCCGTCCATGCTGGATGGCCTCGATCATGAGACTGAGACAGACCTGCGGATTTTGGGCTGCGAACTCATCCAGTCTGCCGGGATTCTTCTGCGTCTGCCACAG GTGGCGATGGCGACAGGACAAGTCCTTTTTCAACGATTCTTTTACTCGAAGTCCTTCATCAAACACAGCTTTGAG ATTGTTGCCATGGCCTGTGTGAACTTGGCGTCAAAGATTGAGGAATCGCCTAGACGAGTGAGGGATGTGATCAACGTTTTCCATCACTTGAAACAAGGAAAAGGCAAAAA GAGCACCCCTCTTGTTCTTGATCAAAATTACATTAACACCAAGAATCAAGTGATCAAAGCGGAGCGCCGTGTCCTTAAGGAGTTGGGCTTCTGTGTTCACGTCAAACATCCAcacaag ATTATTGTCATGTTCCTACAAGTGCTTGAATGTGAGAAGAATCAGATGCTGGTTCAAACTGCATG GGTAGCCCATGGTGGTAAGTGTCACAGAAAACACCCGAACTCCTCAGGCACAAGACCCAGGAACCCCTCCCACCTCATTGGCTGGCCTTTTCGAGGCTGCCAGCCAATCCAGTGA
- the klhl6 gene encoding kelch-like protein 6 isoform X3 has product MFCNDLREKHEENVNLKGLDADTMRILLEYTYTSKVTITKDNVQKMLEAASLFQFPRIVDACASYLAEALYPENCVGILHLADVHSLESLKVQVHTYIIQNFSQVVEHDEILELPVDVLVSLLQHDELGVTEEEQVFDVVIRWVRAREDERLALLPRVLAHVRLPLLDPWYFVERVEGDPLIRQCAEVFPLLQEARVYHLSGKEVSFSKVISERTKPRVREFQSEVFMIIGGCTKEEKFVSEVTCLDPLRRSRLEVAKLPNTEMESENENKKWVEFACVTFRNEVYISGGKETLHDVWKYNASLNKWIQIEFLSTGRWRHKMAVVGGKVYVLGGFDGTQRLNSVEAYDPFHNCWTETAPLMLSVSSFSAASYDKCIYVIGGGPNGKLATNNMQCFDSTSNKWSLKCPMPTEAKCTNAVTFKDAIFVVGGAMKALYSYSPLEDSWTLVIQLGCERASCGIAACNNKLFITGGRDDKNEVIATVLCWNPDAKKLTEECVLPRGVSHHGSVTLRKSYTHIRRITPGTATG; this is encoded by the exons ATGTTTTGTAATGACTTGAGAGAAAAACATGAAGAAAATGTAAACCTTAAAGGCCTCGATGCTGACACCATGAGAATCCTGTTAGAATACACTTACACCAGCAAAGTCACCATTACCAAGGACAATGTTCAGAAAATGCTTGAGGCAGCCAGCCTTTTTCAG tttCCGCGTATAGTGGACGCCTGTGCCAGTTACTTAGCCGAAGCCCTATACCCGGAAAACTGTGTGGGCATCCTTCATCTAGCTGACGTCCACTCGTTGGAGTCTTTGAAAGTCCAAGTCCACACCTACATTATCCAAAACTTCTCTCAAGTAGTGGAGCATGATGAGATCCTGGAGCTTCCTGTCGATGTGCTGGTCAGTCTGCTTCAGCATGATGAGTTGGGGGTAACGGAGGAGGAACAGGTGTTTGACGTGGTTATACGTTGGGTCAGGGCTCGAGAGGATGAAAGGCTGGCTCTGCTGCCGCGTGTTCTCGCACACGTACGACTGCCCTTGTTGGACCCGTGGTACTTTGTAGAAAGGGTGGAAGGAGACCCGCTGATCCGCCAGTGTGCCGAGGTGTTCCCACTGCTGCAGGAGGCCCGGGTTTATCACCTCTCAGGGAAAGAGGTCAGTTTTTCAAAG GTGATCTCAGAGCGCACCAAACCAAGAGTGCGGGAGTTCCAGTCTGAGGTGTTTATGATCATCGGAGGATGCACAAAGGAAGAGAAGTTTGTATCTGAAGTGACCTGTCTGGACCCACTACGCAGGAGCCGCTTAGAGGTCGCAAAACTACCAAACACGGAGATGGAGTCTGAGAATGAAAATAAGAAGTGGGTGGAGTTTGCGTGTGTCACTTTCAGAAATGAAGTCTATATATCGG GTGGCAAGGAAACACTGCATGATGTGTGGAAGTATAATGCATCGCTGAACAAATGGATCCAGATAGAGTTCCTCAGCACAGGACGCTGGAGACACAAGATGGCAGTTGTTGGAGGAAAGGTGTATGTTTTGGGTGGCTTTGATGGAACGCAGAGATTGAACAGTGTTGAAGCTTATGATCCATTTCATAACTGCTGGACAGAG ACAGCGCCGCTCATGCTGAGTGTAAGCTCCTTCTCTGCTGCCAGCTATGACAAATGCATCTATGTGATAGGTGGAGGCCCCAATGGCAAGCTAGCCACAAACAACATGCAATGCTTTGATTCCACATCAAATAAATGGAGCTTAAAATGCCCAATGCCGACTGAGGCCAAATGCACAAATGCAGTGACGTTTAAGGACGCCATATTTGTTGTTG GTGGCGCGATGAAGGCCTTGTACTCCTACAGTCCTCTTGAAGACTCCTGGACGCTAGTAATCCAGCTGGGCTGCGAGAGGGCCAGCTGTGGCATTGCTGCTTGTAATAACAAGCTCTTCATCACTGGTGGCAGAGACGACAAGAATGAGGTGATTGCTACCGTTCTTTGCTGGAACCCGGACGCAAAAAAGTTGACTGAGGAGTGCGTGCTTCCACGTGGAGTATCTCACCATGGTAGTGTGACTCTCAGGAAGTCCTACACACATATACGCAGGATAACGCCTGGAACAGCCACCGGATGA
- the klhl6 gene encoding kelch-like protein 6 isoform X1, translated as MADTLENNSECPSSSAAKEAPAGGLSMLESSMQENREDGQVMFEDSVFAGYLQEGLHSLRLEDSLTDVSLHVQGQSFHCHRVVLAAASHYFRAMFCNDLREKHEENVNLKGLDADTMRILLEYTYTSKVTITKDNVQKMLEAASLFQFPRIVDACASYLAEALYPENCVGILHLADVHSLESLKVQVHTYIIQNFSQVVEHDEILELPVDVLVSLLQHDELGVTEEEQVFDVVIRWVRAREDERLALLPRVLAHVRLPLLDPWYFVERVEGDPLIRQCAEVFPLLQEARVYHLSGKEVSFSKVISERTKPRVREFQSEVFMIIGGCTKEEKFVSEVTCLDPLRRSRLEVAKLPNTEMESENENKKWVEFACVTFRNEVYISGGKETLHDVWKYNASLNKWIQIEFLSTGRWRHKMAVVGGKVYVLGGFDGTQRLNSVEAYDPFHNCWTETAPLMLSVSSFSAASYDKCIYVIGGGPNGKLATNNMQCFDSTSNKWSLKCPMPTEAKCTNAVTFKDAIFVVGGAMKALYSYSPLEDSWTLVIQLGCERASCGIAACNNKLFITGGRDDKNEVIATVLCWNPDAKKLTEECVLPRGVSHHGSVTLRKSYTHIRRITPGTATG; from the exons ATGGCTGACACTTTGGAGAATAACTCCGAATGCCCTTCATCATCTGCCGCGAAAGAAGCTCCAGCAGGGGGTCTGAGCATGCTGGAGAGCTCGATGCAGGAGAACCGGGAAGATGGCCAGGTTATGTTTGAAGACTCTGTGTTTGCTGGTTATCTGCAGGAAGGACTGCACAGTCTTCGGCTGGAGGACAGTTTAACAGACGTCAGTCTCCATGTACAGGGCCAGAGCTTCCATTGCCATCGCGTGGTCCTTGCTGCAGCCAGTCATTATTTCAG agCAATGTTTTGTAATGACTTGAGAGAAAAACATGAAGAAAATGTAAACCTTAAAGGCCTCGATGCTGACACCATGAGAATCCTGTTAGAATACACTTACACCAGCAAAGTCACCATTACCAAGGACAATGTTCAGAAAATGCTTGAGGCAGCCAGCCTTTTTCAG tttCCGCGTATAGTGGACGCCTGTGCCAGTTACTTAGCCGAAGCCCTATACCCGGAAAACTGTGTGGGCATCCTTCATCTAGCTGACGTCCACTCGTTGGAGTCTTTGAAAGTCCAAGTCCACACCTACATTATCCAAAACTTCTCTCAAGTAGTGGAGCATGATGAGATCCTGGAGCTTCCTGTCGATGTGCTGGTCAGTCTGCTTCAGCATGATGAGTTGGGGGTAACGGAGGAGGAACAGGTGTTTGACGTGGTTATACGTTGGGTCAGGGCTCGAGAGGATGAAAGGCTGGCTCTGCTGCCGCGTGTTCTCGCACACGTACGACTGCCCTTGTTGGACCCGTGGTACTTTGTAGAAAGGGTGGAAGGAGACCCGCTGATCCGCCAGTGTGCCGAGGTGTTCCCACTGCTGCAGGAGGCCCGGGTTTATCACCTCTCAGGGAAAGAGGTCAGTTTTTCAAAG GTGATCTCAGAGCGCACCAAACCAAGAGTGCGGGAGTTCCAGTCTGAGGTGTTTATGATCATCGGAGGATGCACAAAGGAAGAGAAGTTTGTATCTGAAGTGACCTGTCTGGACCCACTACGCAGGAGCCGCTTAGAGGTCGCAAAACTACCAAACACGGAGATGGAGTCTGAGAATGAAAATAAGAAGTGGGTGGAGTTTGCGTGTGTCACTTTCAGAAATGAAGTCTATATATCGG GTGGCAAGGAAACACTGCATGATGTGTGGAAGTATAATGCATCGCTGAACAAATGGATCCAGATAGAGTTCCTCAGCACAGGACGCTGGAGACACAAGATGGCAGTTGTTGGAGGAAAGGTGTATGTTTTGGGTGGCTTTGATGGAACGCAGAGATTGAACAGTGTTGAAGCTTATGATCCATTTCATAACTGCTGGACAGAG ACAGCGCCGCTCATGCTGAGTGTAAGCTCCTTCTCTGCTGCCAGCTATGACAAATGCATCTATGTGATAGGTGGAGGCCCCAATGGCAAGCTAGCCACAAACAACATGCAATGCTTTGATTCCACATCAAATAAATGGAGCTTAAAATGCCCAATGCCGACTGAGGCCAAATGCACAAATGCAGTGACGTTTAAGGACGCCATATTTGTTGTTG GTGGCGCGATGAAGGCCTTGTACTCCTACAGTCCTCTTGAAGACTCCTGGACGCTAGTAATCCAGCTGGGCTGCGAGAGGGCCAGCTGTGGCATTGCTGCTTGTAATAACAAGCTCTTCATCACTGGTGGCAGAGACGACAAGAATGAGGTGATTGCTACCGTTCTTTGCTGGAACCCGGACGCAAAAAAGTTGACTGAGGAGTGCGTGCTTCCACGTGGAGTATCTCACCATGGTAGTGTGACTCTCAGGAAGTCCTACACACATATACGCAGGATAACGCCTGGAACAGCCACCGGATGA
- the klhl6 gene encoding kelch-like protein 6 isoform X2, producing MADTLENNSECPSSSAAKEAPAGGLSMLESSMQENREDGQVMFEDSVFAGYLQEGLHSLRLEDSLTDVSLHVQGQSFHCHRVVLAAASHYFRAMFCNDLREKHEENVNLKGLDADTMRILLEYTYTSKVTITKDNVQKMLEAASLFQFPRIVDACASYLAEALYPENCVGILHLADVHSLESLKVQVHTYIIQNFSQVVEHDEILELPVDVLVSLLQHDELGVTEEEQVFDVVIRWVRAREDERLALLPRVLAHVRLPLLDPWYFVERVEGDPLIRQCAEVFPLLQEARVYHLSGKEVISERTKPRVREFQSEVFMIIGGCTKEEKFVSEVTCLDPLRRSRLEVAKLPNTEMESENENKKWVEFACVTFRNEVYISGGKETLHDVWKYNASLNKWIQIEFLSTGRWRHKMAVVGGKVYVLGGFDGTQRLNSVEAYDPFHNCWTETAPLMLSVSSFSAASYDKCIYVIGGGPNGKLATNNMQCFDSTSNKWSLKCPMPTEAKCTNAVTFKDAIFVVGGAMKALYSYSPLEDSWTLVIQLGCERASCGIAACNNKLFITGGRDDKNEVIATVLCWNPDAKKLTEECVLPRGVSHHGSVTLRKSYTHIRRITPGTATG from the exons ATGGCTGACACTTTGGAGAATAACTCCGAATGCCCTTCATCATCTGCCGCGAAAGAAGCTCCAGCAGGGGGTCTGAGCATGCTGGAGAGCTCGATGCAGGAGAACCGGGAAGATGGCCAGGTTATGTTTGAAGACTCTGTGTTTGCTGGTTATCTGCAGGAAGGACTGCACAGTCTTCGGCTGGAGGACAGTTTAACAGACGTCAGTCTCCATGTACAGGGCCAGAGCTTCCATTGCCATCGCGTGGTCCTTGCTGCAGCCAGTCATTATTTCAG agCAATGTTTTGTAATGACTTGAGAGAAAAACATGAAGAAAATGTAAACCTTAAAGGCCTCGATGCTGACACCATGAGAATCCTGTTAGAATACACTTACACCAGCAAAGTCACCATTACCAAGGACAATGTTCAGAAAATGCTTGAGGCAGCCAGCCTTTTTCAG tttCCGCGTATAGTGGACGCCTGTGCCAGTTACTTAGCCGAAGCCCTATACCCGGAAAACTGTGTGGGCATCCTTCATCTAGCTGACGTCCACTCGTTGGAGTCTTTGAAAGTCCAAGTCCACACCTACATTATCCAAAACTTCTCTCAAGTAGTGGAGCATGATGAGATCCTGGAGCTTCCTGTCGATGTGCTGGTCAGTCTGCTTCAGCATGATGAGTTGGGGGTAACGGAGGAGGAACAGGTGTTTGACGTGGTTATACGTTGGGTCAGGGCTCGAGAGGATGAAAGGCTGGCTCTGCTGCCGCGTGTTCTCGCACACGTACGACTGCCCTTGTTGGACCCGTGGTACTTTGTAGAAAGGGTGGAAGGAGACCCGCTGATCCGCCAGTGTGCCGAGGTGTTCCCACTGCTGCAGGAGGCCCGGGTTTATCACCTCTCAGGGAAAGAG GTGATCTCAGAGCGCACCAAACCAAGAGTGCGGGAGTTCCAGTCTGAGGTGTTTATGATCATCGGAGGATGCACAAAGGAAGAGAAGTTTGTATCTGAAGTGACCTGTCTGGACCCACTACGCAGGAGCCGCTTAGAGGTCGCAAAACTACCAAACACGGAGATGGAGTCTGAGAATGAAAATAAGAAGTGGGTGGAGTTTGCGTGTGTCACTTTCAGAAATGAAGTCTATATATCGG GTGGCAAGGAAACACTGCATGATGTGTGGAAGTATAATGCATCGCTGAACAAATGGATCCAGATAGAGTTCCTCAGCACAGGACGCTGGAGACACAAGATGGCAGTTGTTGGAGGAAAGGTGTATGTTTTGGGTGGCTTTGATGGAACGCAGAGATTGAACAGTGTTGAAGCTTATGATCCATTTCATAACTGCTGGACAGAG ACAGCGCCGCTCATGCTGAGTGTAAGCTCCTTCTCTGCTGCCAGCTATGACAAATGCATCTATGTGATAGGTGGAGGCCCCAATGGCAAGCTAGCCACAAACAACATGCAATGCTTTGATTCCACATCAAATAAATGGAGCTTAAAATGCCCAATGCCGACTGAGGCCAAATGCACAAATGCAGTGACGTTTAAGGACGCCATATTTGTTGTTG GTGGCGCGATGAAGGCCTTGTACTCCTACAGTCCTCTTGAAGACTCCTGGACGCTAGTAATCCAGCTGGGCTGCGAGAGGGCCAGCTGTGGCATTGCTGCTTGTAATAACAAGCTCTTCATCACTGGTGGCAGAGACGACAAGAATGAGGTGATTGCTACCGTTCTTTGCTGGAACCCGGACGCAAAAAAGTTGACTGAGGAGTGCGTGCTTCCACGTGGAGTATCTCACCATGGTAGTGTGACTCTCAGGAAGTCCTACACACATATACGCAGGATAACGCCTGGAACAGCCACCGGATGA
- the pak2a gene encoding serine/threonine-protein kinase PAK 2a, translating into MSDNGELEDKPPAPPVRMSSTFNTSIKDSMSANPSSKPLPSVPEEKRDKPRNKIISIFSAEKGRKKDKDKERPEISNPSDFEHTIHVGFDSVTGEFTGMPEQWARLLQTSNITKSEQKKNPQAVLDVLKFYDSTGNSRQKYLSFTDKDAPPAKKGSEQSPVKDHDDDDDDEAPPPIVAPRPQHTISVYTRSVIDPIPPPAAIAETDGSKAADKQKKAKGKMTDEEIMEKLRTIVSIGDPKKKYTRYEKIGQGASGTVYTAIDVATGQEVAIKQINLQKQPKKELIINEILVMKELKNPNIVNFLDSFLVGDELFVVMEYLAGGSLTDVVTETCMDEAQIAAVCRECLQALEFLHANQVIHRDIKSDNVLLGMDGSVKLTDFGFCAQITPEQSKRSTMVGTPYWMAPEVVTRKAYGPKVDIWSLGIMAIEMVEGEPPYLNENPLRALYLIATNGTPELQNPEKLSPIFRDFLNRCLEMDVEKRGGGKELLQHPFLKLAKPLSSLTPLILAAKEAMKSNR; encoded by the exons ATGTCTGACAACGGAGAGCTGGAGGACAAACCCCCTGCCCCCCCAGTCAGAATGAGCAGCACCTTTAACACCAGCATCAAGGACAGTATGTCAGCAAACCCCAGCTCTAAACCCCTGCCCTCCGTCCCTGAGGAGAAGAGGGACAAACCTCGCAACAAGATCATATCCATATTCTCAGCAGAGAAAG gaagaaaaaaagacaaggaTAAGGAGCGTCCAGAGATTTCTAACCCTTCAGACTTTGAGCACACCATACATGTGGGCTTCGATTCTGTCACGGGGGAGTTCACT GGCATGCCAGAGCAGTGGGCTCGACTGCTGCAGACCTCCAACATCACGAAATCTGAGCAGAAGAAAAACCCTCAGGCTGTCCTAGATGTGCTCAAATTCTACGACTCCACAGGCAACAGCAGGCAGAAATACCTCAGTTTTACAG ATAAAGATGCACCACCAGCTAAAAAAGGCTCAGAGCAATCACCAGTCAAGGaccatgatgatgatgacgatgatgaaGCCCCGCCCCCTATTGTTGCACCACGTCCACAGCATACCATATCT GTATACACTCGTTCTGTCATCGATCCCATTCCTCCACCTGCTGCTATTGCGGAAACAGATGGCTCCAAAGCTGCAGACAAACAGAAGAAGGCCAAGGGCAAGATGACCGATGAGGAGATTATGGAGAAACTTA GAACCATTGTCAGTATTGGAGACCCCAAGAAAAAATACACAAGATACGAAAAAATTGGACAAGG TGCGTCTGGTACAGTGTACACAGCTATTGACGTTGCTACTGGCCAAGAG GTCGCCATCAAGCAGATTAATCTACAGAAGCAGCCCAAGAAGGAGCTGATCATCAATGAGATCCTGGTGATGAAGGAGCTGAAGAACCCCAACATTGTCAACTTCTTAGACAG CTTCTTGGTTGGAGATGAGCTCTTTGTGGTGATGGAATACCTTGCTGGAGGCTCTCTGACTGATGTGGTAACAGAAACCTGCATGGATGAGGCACAAATTGCTGCCGTCTGCAGAGAG TGTTTGCAAGCTCTAGAGTTCCTTCATGCGAACCAGGTTATCCATCGAgacatcaaaagtgacaatgttCTATTAGGAATGGATGGATCTGTCAAACTAA CCGATTTTGGGTTCTGTGCTCAAATCACCCCTGAGCAAAGTAAGAGGAGCACCATGGTAGGAACACCCTACTGGATGGCTCCTGAGGTGGTCACGCGTAAAGCCTACGGTCCCAAAGTGGACATATGGTCTCTGGGTATTATGGCCATCGAGATGGTAGAGGGTGAACCACCTTATCTCAATGAGAATCCTCTGAGG GCGCTGTACCTCATCGCTACTAATGGCACCCCAGAGCTCCAGAATCCAGAGAAACTGTCACCCATTTTTAGAGACTTCCTAAACCGCTGCCTTGAGATGGATGTGGAGAAGAGAGGTGGAGGAAAAGAACTCTTGCAA CATCCTTTCCTGAAGCTGGCGAAGCCTCTTTCCAGCCTCACTCCCCTTATACTTGCTGCCAAGGAGGCAATGAAGAGTAACCGCTAG